The following is a genomic window from candidate division WOR-3 bacterium.
AACGGTCCGCGTCACCGAAAGAAATTGACGCAACAGAGAGAGTTGCCTAAAGTGATGTGGGAGCCGCTAGGAATTTCAACTAACCGAGGGACATGCTCGCGAGATGTGAAGCTCCAGATTAGCGCGGAGAGAAGGTCTAACGCTTTCCGTCGTGCATGCGAGATATTCGTAGACGACGGCGCTTCAACCCTCTTGGCATACAAGGGCGATGGAGTGCAGAGCCTGGCTGCGCTCGCGCTGATGCGCCATGCCTCGGATAGGCGAGGGTCTGCGCGCAACCTTGTTGTCGCGGTAGAGGAACCGGAATCGCACCTCCATCCTCGGGCCATCCACGAACTGAAGGCGGTGCTGGATGACCTGTCGCGACGGCATCAGGTTGTGCTCACCACGCACTGCCCTCTCTTCGTCGATCGTGCTGATATTCAGCAGAACGTAGTAGTTTTCGAAGGTCACGCACGCGCTGCCAGGTCCATTCAGGAAGTGCGCGATGTACTCGGGGTACGCGCCTCAGATAACCTACGCCACGCGGAGTTGGTCCTGGTTGTGGAAGGTATGAGCGACAAGGTCATGCTGGATGCCATCTTGGGCATCGCTCCGGGCTCGCTGCAGACGGCGTTCCGCGACGGCGCCATTGCCGTGTCTGCGCTGGCGGGAGGCAGCAAGCTGACATACCAACTGGGTATTCTTCGCGACTCGCTAGCCCTGTACCACTGCTTTCTCGACAACGACGACACAGGACGGACAGCAATTGAGGATGCTTGGGTCGCGGGCCTAGTCACCGATGCCGACTATCACCTCGCAAGCTGCCCGGGCATGACCAACTCGGAAATCGAAGACTTGCTTGACGTGGACGTCTATCGGGCTGCCATCGAGAATGCGTACCGAATCTCACTTTCAGTGAAGCAGTTCCGGCACGGCAAGGCCAAGTGGAGTGATCGACTGAGGAAGGTGTTTGAAAGCCAAGGGAAGATATGGAACGACCGTACCGAGTTGGAAGTCAAGACCAGGGTCGCCGACTGTGTCCATGTCAACCCCGGTCAGGCGCTGCATCCGGCCAAGCGAGCGTCTTTCGATGCTTTCACTAGCGCGGTTGAAGTGAGGTTGACCGAGCTGAAGCGCTCGCGCGAGTAGGAACCGCGGCCTATCGGCGCCGGCAACCGTTTTCGCGCGTCCAGGTAACTAGGGGAAACCAGGGACGGGCACGCCACCTCGGGAAGCTCCCACGAGGCATTGCAGATTGGCGCGGGCGTAGCCCGCTGGCCTCAAGCCTCCAGCTAGCCCAAGCACAAGCTCAAGCCGGCTGACCGCTGCGGACCGGTCGAGTCAGGACCGAGGTCGGTCGGCCACGCTGGCGACGGCCTCGTTCACGGGCGCATGGACGATGCCAAGCAGGCCGTCGATCGACAGGTCTTCGTCGATTTCCGGCCAGTGAATACCGTACGGCGAAAGTTCGAACCTGTCCCGCTGCGCCTGCGTAGCGCAGGCCAGCCGCTTGGACAGCTTCGCCAGGTCAAACCGGTATTGCCGGCCGTCGACGTCCATCGTCAGCGTCGTTCCGCTAATCCTGACGTCACTGACTTCATGAGCCTTAGTCATCTTTGAGATCCTGAAAGCGCTTCCATTCCGCTATGATGTAGTCGAAGTGCTGGAAGATGATGCTCCGCACCGTTCTGCGGTCCGCCGGACTCATGCCGTAGGCGTAGGCCTCCGTTATCTCGAATGCGCCGGCGTCGAGCCAGTACTTCGCCTCGGAGTCGGCCTTGCTGCAGTGAATGTGAATCGGTTCGTGCCCTTCGTTTGAGTAGAAGTAGAACCGCCAGCCGAGTATGAGCAGAATCGTGGGCATCGGAAGCAGAATAGCAGGACACCGCAGACTGTCAAGTCGGAACCGAAGCAAGCGGTAAGCTACCGACGACACGGCCGGCGAGAATCAGGGGAAATCAGGAGAATCAAGCATCCCATTTCGGGAAGCTAAGGGACATCCTCCGAGGCATTGCAGACTGCAGACTGCAGATTGGCGCGGGCGCAGCCCGCGCGGGCCTCAAGCTGTCAGCCGTGAGCCGGAAGCCATCGGCCGTCTACTGGCGGCTGACAGCGACATTGGCCTTGACCCGGTTGTGCGAGAAGACGGTTGACAATACCGGAATGCAGTCCTATCATGTGCCAGCGAACAGGAGGTCCTGTGATGAAGCTATTCCTGCTGCTGGCAGCCATGGCGTTGTTCATGGGCTGCAAGAAGAACCACCCGCCGGAGGTGACGGCCGTGTCGGCCGGCCCCGAAGTCTATCTCGAGGATACGAGTTACACCTTCACCGCAATTGCCACCGACCCTGACGGCGATAGCGTGGCCGTCCGCTTCGATTGGGGCGATTCCTCGGTCTCGAGCTGGTCCGGCTGGTTCGCAAGCGGGGACACGATTGCGCTGACTCACGCGTGGTTCAACGAGGGGACATACAGGATCGTCGTCCAGGCGAGGGACCAGAAGCTCCTCAGTTCCGACTGGGCCGGCGCGCCATCGACACCGGTAGTGGTGCGCCGGACGCCCGCCCCGTCGGCGGCACCGTCGGGTCCGGACCGAGGGGGCCAGGACTCTGCCTACACTTTCAAGGCCGCCGCCCTCCAACCATACAGCATCATGGTGGCGATCCGGTTCGCGTGGGGCGACGGCGACACGTCTGAGTGGAGCGCTTTCGTCGCCTCCGGCGAGTCGGTGAGTATGAGTCACGCATGGGCCGCGCCCGACACCTACGCGGTAACGGCGCAGGCCAAAGACACCGGCAATGCGCCGTCCCTATGGTCCGCCCCGCACAGCATCGTCATCCGTCCGCCGGACACGCTGCGCATCTGGCGCTTCCCGATAGCGTCCGGCGAAGCGACTTACTCGTACTCGTCGCCGGCAATCGGTCCGGACGGCACCATCTACGTCGGGTCATATGACAACTCGCTCTACGCAGTCAATCCCGACGGTACCCTCAAGTGGCGCTATCTGACCCAGGGGTCGGTGCGCTCCTCCCCGGCCGTCGCTACCGACGGTACGGTCTATGTCGGCTCGACCGGCGGCCTGTACGCCCTCTACCCGAACGGCGACCTCAGGTGGCGCATTCCGATGGCGGGGTCGGTGCGCTCCTCTCCGGCCATTGCCGACGACGGCACGGTCTATGTCGGCACAACCGGGGAGTTCCTATACGCCATCAGCCCGGACGGGATCCTCAAATGGGGCTTTCTGACCGAGAATGATGTCACCGCATCCCCGGCCGTTGCGACTGACGGCACGGTCTATTTCGGCTCCGCCGACCACCGCTTCTACGCGCTGAACCCGGACGGAACGCAGAAGTGGCACCTGGATCTTCTGGACAACTTCTACTACGCTTCACCGGCCATCGGCTCTGACGGCACGGTCTACTGCGGCTCGGACCTGAACCGGATGAATGAGAGCTTCCACGCGCTGAATCCTGATGGCACCCGCAAGTGGTCTCTGATGGCCGGCGGCGATGTCCGGTCCTCCCCGGCAATTGCGCCCGACGGCACGGTCTACATCGGATCGCACGACAGCTACCTCTACGCCCTGAACCCGGACGGCTCAGTGAAATGGAGCTACCAGACCGGCGGGTACATCACCTATTCCTCCCCGGCAATCAGCTCCGACGGCACGGTCTACGTGGGCTCGCAGGACAACTCCCTCTATGCGCTGAACCCGGACGGTACGCTGAAGTGGCGATACGAGACCGACGGCGACGTCAGATCCGCGCCGAGTATCGGCCCTGACGGGACTGTCTACTTCACCAGCAACGATGGTTACCTGTACGCGCTCAAGGGATCCGGCACTCTGGCTGATTCGCCGTGGCCCAAGTTCCACCATGACACGAGGAACAGCGGCCGCAAGGGTGGAAGGCGATAGAACGATAGGGACGCCGGCATCGGGTCTCAACGCGCGGACGGCTCCCTTCCGCCAGCGCAAGCCGGTTGGCCGCTTCCGGCCAGTTCTCGTCCCTTTCCTCTCAGCCTCTTCCTTCCTCTCCCCTATTCCTGAGTACAAGCCCCGCGGTTCATTATAGTGAACCGGGAGTCTCGGGGACGAACGAAGCCCCAAGCCACAAGCATCAAGCTAACCCAAGCGCAAGCTAGAGGCATTTCAGATTGCAGATTGTAGATTGAAGATTGGCCAGACCGTCAGCAGCCGACCACTTGACCACTGGATCACTAGACCACTGGATTCCTCGACCCCTCTTCCCTTCGATTTGACACCCCGGCTCTCGGCCATCCCGCGGCCGAATACGGACCTGAAGCCGCCGGGGTAGCCGACTCTGGCCGGCCTCTCCTGCCCTCCATCCCCTGCCCGCCGGCAGCGGATTCCCTGGCGTCGGTGCTTAGGAGGAGGTTCCGGACCCTGAACGGGGAAGGACGAAAGGGACCTGCCGGCCGAGTCTCTGCCACGGCCTCTTGAGACGCGTCTGGTCAACTCGGTCAAGCTGGTCGGCAATGCTCGCGTCCGTCATGCCGGTTTGCCCCAGCAGTTCCCGCATGCGCTCCCGCCCCAGCCGGTCGTCGCACCTGGACAAACCGTAGAGGGCCTGTCCCGGCCCGCGGGCCACGCCCAGGGCCAGCAGGATGGCCAGCGACTCGGCGAGTATCGGCACTGCCTGCTCGTGCAGGCCCTGGTCCACGAGGATGAGCCCGATGTTTGCCAGTTCGGTTGCCACGCCTGCCTGATAACCGAGCTCGCGCTCCAGGTCCAGCGCGCGCCGGTAGAACGTCAGCGCCTCGTCCAGTTCGCCCCGGCAGCGGTGGATGGTCGCGATCTTGCCCAGGTAGTTCGCCATCACCCAGCGGTCGTCGGTTTCGCGGGATACCGCAAGCGCTGCCCCGTGGTACTCGAGTATCTTGCCGAAGTTGGTCTTGTCCCAGCACAGGAACGCGAGGTTGGCGATGGCGCCCGTCTCGATCCGCCGGTCGCGGATCTCCCGGGCCAGCGCCCGTGACATCTCGCAGTACTCCACTGCCCGGTCGTGATGGCCGGCGTCGGAGCTGACGAGCCCGATGTTGCTGAGGACCATTGCCTGCCCGTGCCGGTCGCCGGTCTCCTGGTACAGCTTCAGCGCGTCCTCGTAGTAGCTCAGCGACTTGACAGGCTCGCCGCCGACGTAGTGCAGGACCCCGATGTTACAGAGCGCCGACGACTGCTCGGCACGGTCCCCGGTTTCGCGCGCGAGCCGGAGCGCAGCTTCTGACTTTTGCAGAGCCAGGTCGAACCTGCCCTGGTCCCGGAGAACCACGCCGCCGCGGTTCAGGGCGGCTGCCTGCCCCAGTCTGTCGGAGCACTGCTCCGCCACCCGGGCGGACTCCTCGGAGCTTTCGAGGGCCTGCTCCAGCCGACCCGAGGTTTGCCGGCAGCGTCCGACCAGACCGTGGAGCGCGACCAACTCGGTCCCGGTTGCGCTCTTCATCGCCGCCTGAAAGTGGGCGATCGCCTCATCCCACAGGCACTGTGCCATCGCGGCCCTTCCCCGCGTGAAATGTGACCTGACTGCCGGCTTGGACTGAGGCAGGCCGTCAAGGTAGTCCATTCAATCCTCCCGGTACCGCGCCGCCGCGTGCAGTTTCTTCGTGCTGCCTTTCGGCCCTGACGGACAGACCGAACCAGTTCCCGGTTGAAGACGGGAGAGGGATAGAGCAGGGCAGGACCACCTCGGAAGGGACAAGAGCATCCACAAGGATTCTACGCCCGCCTCACCGCGTGTCAATCGCTTGCCGGCGGCTCGCCAGAGGAGCGGCTCCAACAACCTGACCGCGCCCCTGGTCGCTACAAGAAAAACCGAGGCAGACTTGCGTCCGCCCCGCGCAACTGAATTCAGGCTTCTGGCTTCGCCCGCGTCCGGCCCTGATACTCCGCGTTGTCGATCTGCGCCTTCCGGCGCATCCCCTCTGGCGCTAGAATGTCAGCTTCAGGCCGGCCATCAGGTATCGTCCCCGGCTCGGCCCCCAGAGCGGAACGTCCTCGGCCAGCCAGTCATCCTGCACGAAGTCAAGCAGGTTGTTGGCGGCGAGGAAGACCGAGTACCCTGCCCCAAGGTCCTTGCTGACGCGGCAGTTCCATGTCGTGTAGGCCGGAGAGGCCGGCCCGGCGACGAGCGAGTCGCCGTCGAAGCGCTGAGTCGGCATACTGCCGACATATTCGCCGCTGAGAACGAGATCAAGCTGCAGGCGACTGAAGGCGTAGATGGCCTGCCAGTTGCCCGAATGGACCGAGCGGTAGGGCAACCGGTCACGCCTGAGCTTGTCGCGGGCGTCGAGCAGTTGGTAGCCCAACCGCAGGGAGAGCCCGCGTGCCGGACGAAAGGCCGCGCTAAGTTCCAGTCCCTGGGTGGCGACGGCTCCCCGGTTCACGTGCTGATACCGCCACACGCCGCTGACCGAATCGCGGGACACCAGTGAGTCGGTAATCATGTCCTCGATGTCGGTACGGAAGAGCGAGGTCGCGACCGACAGGTCGGCGCTGCGATATTCGGCGCTGAGGTTCGCGCCGCGGGAGCGCTCCGGGCGGAGGTCAGGGTTCTGGAGTACGGTGAAAAGCCCCTCTTCCAGACAGAAGTGGGTGACCTTGGAGAACGAAGGTGGCGCCTTGTACCCGGCCCCATATGTCGCGCGGAGCGTGAAGCCGCCGCCCGGCCTGAACACGACGGCACCGTTCGGCGTTACTCGCGGCCCCAGTTCGGAGTGCTGGTCAAGCCGGGCGCGGCCCGCGATTCCGAACCGACCGAGGCTGAGTTCGTCTTCGACCGCCAGGCCGAGGTTGTTCACCGACTTCGTGCCCAGCCTGGTGTTCTCGGCCAGATTCTGGTAGCGGTTAGAGAGCGTTGCCGCCAGACGCTGGTTCCACGGCAGCATCTGCACGTACTGAACCTCGCCGTAGACGACGTCCTCATAGGCGGTGAACCACTTCTCGTCCGAGAAGACGCGCTGCCGGTAGTTGCTGTAGGTACCGCGGCCCGAGAACGAGCTGGTACTGCCGGGCTGCCAGTCGAGCGAGAATGCCGGTGCCCAGCTTGTCAGATTGGGATTCTCATAGGCCCCGACTTGCGCCCGCCCGGCGATGCGGTCGAGACTGCCGCCGTGCCGTTCGTCGGCCCA
Proteins encoded in this region:
- a CDS encoding DUF2442 domain-containing protein, which encodes MTKAHEVSDVRISGTTLTMDVDGRQYRFDLAKLSKRLACATQAQRDRFELSPYGIHWPEIDEDLSIDGLLGIVHAPVNEAVASVADRPRS
- a CDS encoding DUF4160 domain-containing protein, whose amino-acid sequence is MPTILLILGWRFYFYSNEGHEPIHIHCSKADSEAKYWLDAGAFEITEAYAYGMSPADRRTVRSIIFQHFDYIIAEWKRFQDLKDD
- a CDS encoding PQQ-like beta-propeller repeat protein, yielding MCQRTGGPVMKLFLLLAAMALFMGCKKNHPPEVTAVSAGPEVYLEDTSYTFTAIATDPDGDSVAVRFDWGDSSVSSWSGWFASGDTIALTHAWFNEGTYRIVVQARDQKLLSSDWAGAPSTPVVVRRTPAPSAAPSGPDRGGQDSAYTFKAAALQPYSIMVAIRFAWGDGDTSEWSAFVASGESVSMSHAWAAPDTYAVTAQAKDTGNAPSLWSAPHSIVIRPPDTLRIWRFPIASGEATYSYSSPAIGPDGTIYVGSYDNSLYAVNPDGTLKWRYLTQGSVRSSPAVATDGTVYVGSTGGLYALYPNGDLRWRIPMAGSVRSSPAIADDGTVYVGTTGEFLYAISPDGILKWGFLTENDVTASPAVATDGTVYFGSADHRFYALNPDGTQKWHLDLLDNFYYASPAIGSDGTVYCGSDLNRMNESFHALNPDGTRKWSLMAGGDVRSSPAIAPDGTVYIGSHDSYLYALNPDGSVKWSYQTGGYITYSSPAISSDGTVYVGSQDNSLYALNPDGTLKWRYETDGDVRSAPSIGPDGTVYFTSNDGYLYALKGSGTLADSPWPKFHHDTRNSGRKGGRR
- a CDS encoding tetratricopeptide repeat protein; translated protein: MDYLDGLPQSKPAVRSHFTRGRAAMAQCLWDEAIAHFQAAMKSATGTELVALHGLVGRCRQTSGRLEQALESSEESARVAEQCSDRLGQAAALNRGGVVLRDQGRFDLALQKSEAALRLARETGDRAEQSSALCNIGVLHYVGGEPVKSLSYYEDALKLYQETGDRHGQAMVLSNIGLVSSDAGHHDRAVEYCEMSRALAREIRDRRIETGAIANLAFLCWDKTNFGKILEYHGAALAVSRETDDRWVMANYLGKIATIHRCRGELDEALTFYRRALDLERELGYQAGVATELANIGLILVDQGLHEQAVPILAESLAILLALGVARGPGQALYGLSRCDDRLGRERMRELLGQTGMTDASIADQLDRVDQTRLKRPWQRLGRQVPFVLPRSGSGTSS
- a CDS encoding TonB-dependent receptor, whose protein sequence is MRCPELTGILAGLLLVLNAASAAGYGAISGKVLDANNGEPVAGANVVLEQTELGGATDACGCLEISRVPAGAYSATASAIGYAPVTHRVTVTAGEVAIQDFRLEPAAVPMPGVEVSAPAAEKLLGDRAAAAEVVSSKDIEAKGAVNLQEALKCEAGVRVSSCCPSSNAAEVQIQGLPGKYTQVVIDGLPTVTDLGCNYGLPFVASAEIERLEISKGPGTMQYGSDAFGGVVNVVTKSLARNGGSVVAEVGTFGTMNVSATVGAKIDELEASAVLSKNRTSASDVNGDGISDYAQSDRAAFSAKLRRQFGSRLVVGLGGSYWADERHGGSLDRIAGRAQVGAYENPNLTSWAPAFSLDWQPGSTSSFSGRGTYSNYRQRVFSDEKWFTAYEDVVYGEVQYVQMLPWNQRLAATLSNRYQNLAENTRLGTKSVNNLGLAVEDELSLGRFGIAGRARLDQHSELGPRVTPNGAVVFRPGGGFTLRATYGAGYKAPPSFSKVTHFCLEEGLFTVLQNPDLRPERSRGANLSAEYRSADLSVATSLFRTDIEDMITDSLVSRDSVSGVWRYQHVNRGAVATQGLELSAAFRPARGLSLRLGYQLLDARDKLRRDRLPYRSVHSGNWQAIYAFSRLQLDLVLSGEYVGSMPTQRFDGDSLVAGPASPAYTTWNCRVSKDLGAGYSVFLAANNLLDFVQDDWLAEDVPLWGPSRGRYLMAGLKLTF